The following DNA comes from Acidobacteriota bacterium.
CAGTCGGTCCGTTCCGACTGCGGGCCGAAGGGGTTGCCTCCGGTCTCGAACAGGCGCAGGGCGCGGCCCGCTTCCTCAGGAATGCGCCCCTGGATCAGCACCTCGTTGCGCCGCAGCTCCATCAGGGTATCCACGTGCTCGATCATGGCGGGGCAGACCTCCACGCAGGCGGCGCAGGTCCGGCAGTGCCAGATGAACTCCTCGTCGAACGCCCTGCCCACGATATCGGCCTTCTCCCCCTCCTCCGCGCCCGCCGCCTCGTCGAGCTGGGCCTTCATGCGCGCGATCAGCTGCCGCGGGGAAAAATAGTCCCGGTCCGCCATGTAGGCGGGGCAGACCTCGTCGCAGCGTCCGCACAGGATGCAGGCGTCCAGGTCCAGGCGCTGCTTCCAGCTGAACTCCTCCGGTTTCTGGATCCCGATCCGGATCTCCTCGCTTTCGGCGCTCTCCATCAGCTTCTCGATGTCCTGGCGCCGGAGCTCCCCCCGCGGCCCGAGCTTGGAGAGGAAGGCGTTGGTCGGCAGCGCCAGCATGTGAAAGAACTTGGTGTAGGGAATGAGGGCGATCCAGCCCATGACCAGGACGGTGTGGAGCCACCATAGCGCCGCATGCGCCCCCCGGGCGGTTTCCCCGGCCATCCCCGCAAAAATCGGGCTGAGGCCCCACCCCACGAACGAGAGCTCCTTCCAGGGATCCCCGTTGGCCCCGATCCTCGCCCCCTCGACCAGGTAGCCGGTCACGACCAGGGCGGCGACCAGGAGGAGCACCAACCCGTCTTCACGGGCGACGGGGAGCGTCCCCGGCCTGGCGACATACCGGCGCCAGGCGGCCATGCCCAGGCCGGCCAGGATCAAGAGCCCGGCCAGCTCGCTCGCCACGGAAAAGAAGACGTAGACCCCCCCCTTGAAGATCTCGAGATCCAGGCCGAACAGGAGGTTCCCATCATACTGGACCATGACGATCAGGGTGGTGATGAAAAGAACGAGGAAGGAGTAGAAGAGCAGGCCGTGCAGGAGTCCCGGGTAGAAATTCCGGCGCACCCGGTTCTGGAGCAGCGTCTCGCCCAGGAGGATCTTCAGGCGCTTTCCCCAGTCGGAAAATCTCTCGCCGTCCTCCTTCCCCCGGCGCCAGGACCGC
Coding sequences within:
- a CDS encoding (Fe-S)-binding protein encodes the protein MLFAAAVAVFAWGMCRRVRSWRRGKEDGERFSDWGKRLKILLGETLLQNRVRRNFYPGLLHGLLFYSFLVLFITTLIVMVQYDGNLLFGLDLEIFKGGVYVFFSVASELAGLLILAGLGMAAWRRYVARPGTLPVAREDGLVLLLVAALVVTGYLVEGARIGANGDPWKELSFVGWGLSPIFAGMAGETARGAHAALWWLHTVLVMGWIALIPYTKFFHMLALPTNAFLSKLGPRGELRRQDIEKLMESAESEEIRIGIQKPEEFSWKQRLDLDACILCGRCDEVCPAYMADRDYFSPRQLIARMKAQLDEAAGAEEGEKADIVGRAFDEEFIWHCRTCAACVEVCPAMIEHVDTLMELRRNEVLIQGRIPEEAGRALRLFETGGNPFGPQSERTDWIERAGLRVVKPGESVDVLYWIGCCVTFDPQKHRIAEDLCRLLERCGVDYGVLGADERCCGDPARILGQEMVFQQAAREQIELLGQRGFHTLLTGCPHCYNVFKNEYPQFGASYNVVHHTEYIERLMASGRIRPGSGRGRMVYHDPCYLGRYQGIYDAPRSVLRAIPGAELAEMKNRREKSLCCGAGGGHYFMDLKRGERINNLRVRQAHEAGADTIVTGCAYCMHMLGDSLKLLNVDESMRVIDIASLTAESLDDARK